GAGTATGTGTtgtataaattttgcatttattattaccCATTTCATTGTTCTTAATAGAGAATGGAGAAAACTGATAAACAGTAACGACGTTTACAATAAATGTAATAGCATATATGGAAGTGTAAGATAATATATTGATCTGATTTGTTCATCtcatttctgcctttttttatGCAGGACCCAAGGCACCCTCACTCCTGCACAGAAGACACAGGCTATTTTAACACTGAGGTTATTACTACTGGATGAGTTCAGCAAACGAGGGATTCCTCCTCACGTAACCAGGCAAATTGTAGAAGCAAGACTTCAACTTTTAGAGGAGTATGAAAAACAAGGTGTGCCTTTTCACATTGCCAAAGAGAGAGTAATTCATGAAGAAGAAAGGTGGAATCTTTTAGTTGACTTTGAGAGACaaagcctttcctttgaagagGCAGAGCAGAGGATTGATCGACGATTCCAGCTTTTGAATATGTATGAAAAACAGGCATGCAGCGGGCAGATGCAGCACAGAAAATCCTCAGAGAGGAAGTGGTCCGTGATTTTAAGGCAGAATTCGTGAGGTTAGGATATATGCATACAGAAGCCCAAGAGCTGGCAGAAAGGAGACTGTTTCTTTTAGACAAATATCAAAGAAAGGGGTTTTCCCCAGAAGAAGCTAGCAAAAAATTAATTGCTGAGGAATTGGAAGGAAGAGATTCAGATGCTTTAATGAGGCAAAGGCAAACCACAGTTGATTACAACCACTGTACAGAAGCTTTAAATTACAGACCAAACATTTGGCCAGATCATAGTTCTCATATTTCACTTCAGTCCTTAACAGCATGTGGGAGTGGTGAAGCAGCATCTACTTGTGCCCCGGAGGGTTATTCTGCTGACTTTCAAGAGAGGAAGAGCATGGAATCTTTTTCTCCGACCCTAGTGTCTCGACTTGTCAAACGTCTGGCAGATTATCGTAGGTTGAAGGAAGAGGTAGAAGTTGTAACACCCACAAAGACCTTAGAAAAAGATCCAGAGGAAGCCATTACTAATCGTATAGGTAAGCTTCTTCAAAAACTTGTTTCTCAGAATGTCACAGTAACTCAGGCAGACAGAGAGAttgaaaactataaaataacagaaaaggtTTCTAACAGTTTCCAGCCAAAAGATTTGCGAAATATGTCggaaacagagagagagcagCTGCAAGAGGAGTTTGAAAGGAGCTGCAGAGAAGAAATTCAAAATCTGTTTGCACTGCTCTTGGAACATCAAGTTCCATCTGATGAAGCCAAGGCTAGACTGCAGACTTTGAAGGTAGCGCATGAAAACAGAAGGCAAGCTCTTTTCTCAGCTGACTTCATCAGAGATAGAAACAGggaaaagagtgagagaaagcaTGGCTTTCAAAAGGAAACTTGCACTGGACATAAGGATACATTGTTATCTGTAAGCGAACCCAGTATTGAATATGATAAAAGCCACTCTGCAGATTTTACCTTGGATGGACATTCCATTTTTCAAAAGCAAGATCAGAGGCAGAATTCTCAAGAGCAAAGAGAATTCTTGAGGTCTTCTAGTAGTGATGTCATTAGCAACAAACATCTCAGAACTCTGAGTACATGTAGCAGGAGTACTTCAGGAAGTCCAAAGAGAAAGAGGACACACTTGGACAGTAGAAGTCAAAGCAAGGAGAGTAATGTATCTCAAAAAAGCTTCAAAAAATTGTACAGTAAGACAAAGTCTCTTGGTGCATTAGATTTTTTTGAACAAATATTGAAAGGTCCTACTGTTGGTACTAGCAGGGTTAAATCTCCTTTGCCGAGCTTAGGGCGTTCTCAGAAGAGAACTGATTTTCTGTCTTCTCCTTCGAGACCTGTTTCTTCATTTACACACAACAGATCATTCTCTCCATATTCACGAAATCGGTCAAGATCTCCACGGTCAAGAACAAGATCCTCATCAAGATTTTCATGGAGAGGAAGCAGGCAGAGATCTCGTTCCATTCAGCGTTCTAACTCAAGAGAACATTCCAGAACAAGATCACCTGCATTTAAGTCACAGCATTCAGATAAAGGACATAATCTATCAGCTGTGGGTCATTCCAGGCTCTCTTTCAGCAGCTCATGCCGATCAAGGTCAAGATCACCAAGGTCTAGGTGGTCAAGACAAAGGGAATATTCATCAAATGAGAGAATCAAACACTCATTCAGGAGAAATAGGGATGCTTCTTGTTCTTCGGAAAGACCCTTTTTGCAGGGTTCCAGACATCGCTTTCGCACCAGATCACCATCGTTAAGATCCAGACAGTCTTTTGCAAACAGGTACAGTGAAAAATCAGATGGCAGGAGAGGAACACCATCGCCCAGGTTACGAACAGTCTCACCACCTACTCCCACAGATCATTCTCCATATAGGAGAGTAAGTGACGAGTTGCAATACAGAAGACATTCTTCAGGAATGAGAGATCAATTCAGTTCTCACTCTGAACAGTTCAGAACTCAGTCAAGAGATGTAAGCAGATGGAGGCAACACCCAATGAGGGGGGATTTCTATGGTGACAGACTATCAGTAGAGAGACATGAAGGAGAGCAAACAGAGTCTAGGCGTTCTCGAAGGCCTGTATTTCATGATGAGAGGATCAATCCATTGGATAATTCCGCTGAGTTTCATTTCCAGAGCGGTGTGTGGTATGATTCAGACCTTGAGAGTCTTTCATCTCTCAGAAGCTCACCAGAAAAAGTGTTACTTCCAGAGCAAGGACCTAAATCTAATCAATCTATACACAGCATAAATCATCCTGATAAAGCAAAGAGACCCTTGAAAGAGCGTAAGAGAATGCCATCAATGGAAAGCATATCTtcctgtgatgatgatgaagtgtTTGGTGTTAAACAATCTAGTTCTACAATGAATGAAGCGGTAAAAAGCGAAGCTTCACCAACAGATGATACGAGAAACTGCATACACAGGAAGGACAGGGTTTCACCGGCAAGTGATGCACACAACTATAAAACTTTacttaaagaaaaatgattgCATTCCAAATGCAATTTATCAAATGGAAGTGATGGGGACCTCTTCAAACCCCAGTTTTAAGGCAGCATTGACTAGCAGATCTAGCCTAAAGGACTAGAATTGTTGTTCAGCTGCAAGGTGCAATTTGCCTGAGCTTTTGAAAGCGTTGAAAGTTTAATGCACTTAAACTGGATATTTCACTTACCAGCATCTTGATAACAAGCCACTTTCTGCACTTATTGTTGCTTATTTGTTTTCGTGGCGAATTCTGTGATGAATAAATTTACATCTGTATATAACAGAGTAGCTCAGCAGCTTGTCATATAGATCAGATCCAGTTAGTGTTGTGGTCAAGAGCTTATATGTTTGCACTTGAGTAGCTGATACATTTGCTTTCatgcttttttattatatgtTTGCTTTCCGATAGAATTGTAGTTTTACCTCATTATTGCAGGGCCCCTTGTGACTAAGAGAATTCATTAAAAAGCTAGGAAACACCTCCCTTGCAATCACCATGCTGAAATATGTCATTACCTTTGACTGTGGATATGTAAGCTATTAAACCATTGTATAAGTGAGATGATAACAGGTGTGAAAGATGTTGCTGTGTAGGTTTCTTACATTGGTGATTGAGCAGGCAGCCTATACTGTAAGGGAGGAACcatcaataaaatatatctgtaaccttttgtttgtttgtttgaacaAGGACCTATGACAAACAGAGCCTGTTCATTGAGTTCCTGTCTTTTGCCTGCACAAGGCAGTTAATGAATCTGTTTAAATTAGTGAAATCATTTTGTTTCTAGTCTAATTAGCAGTTGCATTAAATATTCATTGTAGATTTACTGAAGTTACCATGTACAATGTACATTGTACTGACGCTCAGAATCATTTTAATTACTGGGTCAACTTCAATACAAGGTACTAATTCCCAGGATCATAGCATAAACCCAATCCATTTACAAGAGATTAGCATTTTCATGTATAGGTGGAGTTTTGAAGTGCCGAGAATATGCTGAACATATGCTCCTTGCTGTTCTGTTGGCTGCTACCGTAACAAACCAACACTTATgtgaaattatatttttctgtgcatggcaaTATTTTTGAAGGTTTGTATCTTGTAAACAGAAAACTCTTTGGTTAGGTCTTGGGAGGAGttgtgttgaaataaaaataagctcaacgaattaagaaagaaaacagtttattacAGATCTGTCTCCAAAACCATTTGCTGTTAATGCTGTGTCAAAAGTATTTGCTACATACTTGTGCAATAATAAGCTTAAACTGTACTTGCTGATTTGGGAAAGAATCTTCATGAGAACTGTGTATTCCATATGCAGTTTTCTTTAATGCTAATGACAAAAccaaagtaagaaaacaaaatggaggaaTTTAAATGCAGACTGTTaaaatcacatttcttgttttgcttaCAAAGtgttgaactttaaaaaataaaaattgtattaaatgtatggaacattttcttgaataaaaaaaacaacaacaaataattactTGTTTGACAGAACTATTCTTGACAAGATTTTCATCTAGTTTGTGTACTCCCAGTAGTAAATAGCTATTAGCAAAAAAATTATGTAGCCAGTGTACTGCAGTGCCAGGGTAATTTGCTTTCAGGTCTTTCTGACTTTTT
This sequence is a window from Pomacea canaliculata isolate SZHN2017 linkage group LG5, ASM307304v1, whole genome shotgun sequence. Protein-coding genes within it:
- the LOC112564111 gene encoding serine/arginine repetitive matrix protein 2-like; this translates as MHTEAQELAERRLFLLDKYQRKGFSPEEASKKLIAEELEGRDSDALMRQRQTTVDYNHCTEALNYRPNIWPDHSSHISLQSLTACGSGEAASTCAPEGYSADFQERKSMESFSPTLVSRLVKRLADYRRLKEEVEVVTPTKTLEKDPEEAITNRIGKLLQKLVSQNVTVTQADREIENYKITEKVSNSFQPKDLRNMSETEREQLQEEFERSCREEIQNLFALLLEHQVPSDEAKARLQTLKVAHENRRQALFSADFIRDRNREKSERKHGFQKETCTGHKDTLLSVSEPSIEYDKSHSADFTLDGHSIFQKQDQRQNSQEQREFLRSSSSDVISNKHLRTLSTCSRSTSGSPKRKRTHLDSRSQSKESNVSQKSFKKLYSKTKSLGALDFFEQILKGPTVGTSRVKSPLPSLGRSQKRTDFLSSPSRPVSSFTHNRSFSPYSRNRSRSPRSRTRSSSRFSWRGSRQRSRSIQRSNSREHSRTRSPAFKSQHSDKGHNLSAVGHSRLSFSSSCRSRSRSPRSRWSRQREYSSNERIKHSFRRNRDASCSSERPFLQGSRHRFRTRSPSLRSRQSFANRYSEKSDGRRGTPSPRLRTVSPPTPTDHSPYRRVSDELQYRRHSSGMRDQFSSHSEQFRTQSRDVSRWRQHPMRGDFYGDRLSVERHEGEQTESRRSRRPVFHDERINPLDNSAEFHFQSGVWYDSDLESLSSLRSSPEKVLLPEQGPKSNQSIHSINHPDKAKRPLKERKRMPSMESISSCDDDEVFGVKQSSSTMNEAVKSEASPTDDTRNCIHRKDRVSPASDAHNYKTLLKEK